From Microbacterium rhizosphaerae:
CCATTTCGCAGCACGCGCAGCGCGCTTCCAGCCCAGCGATTGCGTGATCTGCGCGATCGACCGGTAGTACCGTCTCTCGTCGGCGAAACGCGTACCGTCGAGGAGCGACTGCTGCGAAAGGCTCTCGCTGTGCCGGCGGTAGGCGAAGGCCTGCGTGGGCTCGTAGCGCAGCGCCCGGCCGTCGAGAGCGAGGTCGAGCAGCAGGGCGAGATCGAGGATGATCGGCAGGTCGTCGTGGAATTCGAAGCGGCGCACCGTATCGGTGCGAAACATGAGCGAGGGCCAGTACAGCCAGTCGCCGACGAGCAGGCTTCGCGCGAGGTCCTCCCCGCGGAGCGTCGTGGCGTGGCGAGGGGTGAGCAGGCGGAGCTTCACGGTGTCGGCGAGTGATCCTCCCGGCTCGCCGTCTGAACCGATGACGGTCACCCCGAGCTGGAAGATGTCGACGTCCGAGTTCGCCTGCGCCGTCTTTCGCATGAGGTGCACGTAGTTGGGCAGCAGCAGATCATCGCTTCCCATGACGACCACGAGGGGCCCGGTCGCCGCCGCCACTGCACGGCGGAAGTTCTCGGTGATGCCGACGTTGCTCTCGTTGCGCCGATAGACGATGCGTGGATCGTCGATCCCGTCGAAGAACGGCTTCACATCGACCGGGTAGCAGTCGTCGATCACCGTCAGACGCCAATGCGGGTCCGTCTGATCGAGGATCGACCGGACGGCGGCCTTGAGATCATCGGGGTCGCCCCAGAAGGGCATGCAGAGATCGACCACGGGCGCGGGGGCTGCAGAGTCCATCGACGAAAAGCGTACGCGCTACGGCCGGTCGTCCAGGGACGCTTGGTATGGTCTACGCGCGGCGGGCGCCGGCTCGGGGAACCGGTGCCGCCACGACTCCCTCCGATCTCGTGCCGCGCATCCGTGCGCCCATCCACCTGTGAGACCTGATGATGCCCTCTGACTCCGCGACGACGATCGCCGCAGTGCAGCCCGCGGCAGCGTCGCGAGCCGGCTTCCGGACGGACATCCAGGCACTGCGCGCCGTAGCGATCACAGCAGTCGTCCTGGATCATCTGTGGCCGACGGTGTTCACCGGCGGCTATGTCGGGGTCGACGTCTTCTTCGTCATCTCGGGCTTCCTCATCACGGGGCATCTGTTCGGCGAACTCGCCCGGACCGGGCGCGTCAGGCTCGGTGCCTTCTACGCGCGTCGCGTGCGAAGGCTCCTGCCGGCGGCTCTGCTCGTTCTGATCGTCGGCGCTGTCCTCGTCTGGACCTTCCTGCCGTACCCCCGCTGGGGCCGCAACGCGATCGAGATCGCGGCCAGTGCCGGGTACGCCGAGAACTGGGTCCTGGCGGCATTCTCGGTGAATTACTCGGCCCTGAATGACTCGGCGACAGTTGCACAGCATTACTGGTCGCTGTCTGTCGAAGAGCAGTTCTACCTGATCTGGCCGCTGCTCATGATCGGCGCCGCCGTGCTCGCTGTCAGAGCCGGACGCCGTGGCGGCCCGCGACGGCCCGTCGTGTTCACGCTCGGAGCCATCGCAGTGCTCTCGCTGGCTGCCAGCATCGTCTGCACAGCCATCGCGCCCTCACAGGCCTACTTCGTCACCTTCACACGGGCGTGGGAGTTCGCCGTCGGTGGGCTCATCGCCCTTCTGGCGCACCGGATCCGCCTCCACGGCTGGTGGGCGCAGATGCTCAGTGCACTCGGCATCCTGATGGTCGCCGCCGCGGTCGCGCTGTTCGGTCCGTCCACGGCGTTCCCCGGAGCGGTCGCACTGCTTCCCGTCGTCGGTACCGCACTCATCATCGGCGCCGGAACGGACGGTGCCCGCCTGTGGCACACGAGCATCAGCGCATCGAGGCCGGTTCAGTGGCTCGGCGCGGTGTCGTACTCGCTTTACCTCTGGCATTGGCCGCTCATCGTGGCGGCGCCGTTCGTGCTGGGAACGGAGGTGCGTACGCCCGCGAAAATCGGCATCCTGGCGCTTGCACTGGTTCTCGCGTGGCTCACGAAGAGGCTCGTCGAGGATCCGGGCCAGCGGCTCGACGCCTGGAAGCACTCCGTGCGGCGCACGATGATCAGCATGCTGGTGGGCATGGGGGTCGTCGCGATCCTCGCGGCAGGGCTGTTCTGGGGTTACAAGGTCCGGACGGCGGCCGACACGCCGACCGCGCCCATCCCATCGGGCAGCTGCGTCGGCCCCTCCGCCATGGCGAACGCGTCCCACTGCCCCGATCGGTTCGGATCGCCGGGGACAGCCGTGATGACGGCGAAGAACGAGTACTTCTACACGCCGCCGGAATGCAGGATCGACTCCACAGTGCTGAAGTACGGCGACAGGACGACCGTCAGCCGGTGCGACTTCGCACACGGCGCACCGACTGCGCGCGTGTGGCTCGTCGGAGACTCTCACGCCCAGCAATGGCAGGCCGCCGTCTTCCAGCTCGCACGCGAGCGGGGATGGCAGGTCAGTTTCAGCTACTTCGGCGGATGCCCGGTGGCCGATGTCGCCTTCACAGGCTTCCGAGTCCCGTGGGGTCCGGCCGACTACGGCCTGTGCCGGCAGTGGTCGCACGACCTCGCGGACGAGATCCAGAAGGAGCGCCCCGACCTCGTGGTCACCTCCATGGCCGCGCGCGAGCAGCTGGTCGACGACGGCTCGGGGCGGACGCAGGGCGAGCAGTTCGTCCGCGGACTCGATGCCTTCTGGACGCGCTGGGCGGACAAGGGGATCAAGGTGCTCGCGATCGCGGATCCGCCCCTGAATGGCGCCGTCCGCAGCCCCGACTGCGTGCTCCTGAACCAGGGAGATCCCACCACCTGCGCCCGACCGCGCGACCAGGCGCAGCCGGCGGATCCGATCGTGCGGGCGGCCACAGTCCTGCACCGGCCCGACGTGCGGCTGTTTGACGCCACGTCCACCGTCTGCGATCAGGCCGAGTGCTACGCCGTGGTCGGCGGCATCCCCGTTTACTACGACGCAGACCATCTCAACCTGGAATTCGTGCGAATGCTGACCCCTTGGGTCGGCAGGGCGGTCGACCAGGTCCTGTCGAAGACCCCCTCGCCATGATGCGCTCCGAAACTGCCGGCTTCCCGGATCCCGGCATTGCGAGGGGGGCCGCATCGGCTGCCGCGCTGCACACCACGGCTAGGCTGACGCGAGCGCCGTTTCCCGAAGGAGCGCAGAGCATGGCCTTTGCCGCCCAGGCCGCACCCGCGGGGACCGGCGCACTCCTCGCCGGATCCCGGCGTGTCGTTGCACGTGCGGAAGGCGGCGGATGTTGATCGGGTCGGCCGCTCCGGGGATCGCCATCGCGCTGGTCGCATTCGGCCTTGTAGGCGGTACCGGCGCGGCGGCCGCCCACAGATTCCTGCACCACCGTCATCCGACTGCGTTGATCGGCTTCGGATTGGCCGCACTCGGCACCGCCTCCATGGCCGTCTTCACGGGCATGTGGATCGCCGCATGGCTCGGAGTGGTCCTGGCAGCAGCGATTCTCGCGTGCGCCGTCGTGGTGTCTGTCATCACGACGGTGTGGATCTTCTGGCGCCCGATCGTCGCGGGGGGCGCCGTGGTCCTCGCGATCGCCCTCTTCGACCTCGGCATGCTCTATCTGCGCGGCGTGTCGAGCGATCCGTTCCTGCAGGCGGGCCGTCGCTTCTATCCCTGGGAGCTCCCGGGCGACAACGAGCTGCCGAGTCTGCTCGCGTCATGGGTCGTGAACCCCGGACCGGGCCCGTTCCTTGTCGGGGACTGGCTGCCCAGTGACCGCCCCCCGCATCAGGGCGGGCCTCATTCTCCTGACGCGCGTGCTGGGTTGGGTGCCCCGTGCCGCCCCGTGGACGCACATCGATCCGCGGATGCTCGACTTCGGGGCGAGCGTCGCGTCGCAGCTTGTGTGGGTCCCCGCCGCAGCGGCCCTGCTGTGGGCGCTGGGCTTCAGACGCAGGGTTGTCCTGGCCTCCCTGTTCTTCACGGCCGCAGTGCCCGTGATGTTCGTCAACACCGTCTACACGTGGCCGAAACTCCTGGCCGCCGGCATGATGGTGGCCGCGCTTGCTGTTCTCGTGGCCGCCATTCGAGGCCGTATCCCGGTCTCGACCGGCAGCGTCCTGGGCGCGGCGCTTTCGGTGCTCGGGGTCCTCGCCCATGGAGGGGGCGCGTTCGTGCTGCCCGCGGTCGGAGTGCTGTGGCTGGTGCTGATCATTCGGTCCCCTCGGCGGTGGCGTGCTGTCTCCGCAGCTCTCGGTGTCGCTGTCGTTCTTTACCTGCCCTGGGCTCTCTTCCAGCGACTCGCGTACCCGCCCGGGGACCGGCTGCTGAAGTGGCATCTCGCCGGCGTCATCCCCATCGATTCTCGGTCGTTCCCGGAGGCCCTTGTCGACTCCTACTCGAAGCTGGGATGGGGCGCGTGGCTTGAGGGGCGCGAAGCGAATCTCTCGCGCGCCTTCGATCCGGGTGTGCTGGCGGATCTCGATTTCTGGGTTCCCGCAGCCCGCTCGGCGCGCCAGACGCTGGAGTTCTCCGCGACCCCTCCCGCGCTCGCGGTCGGCGCCCTCATCCTCTGCGCCTTTTTGATCGCCGCCGTGGTCGGCATCCTGCGCCGCCGCTTCGATGCGGAGCTGCGCTGGCCGGTGATGATCGTCCTCAGCATGGTGGGCTGCATCCTCATCTGGGCGATAGTGATGTTCCTACCCGGGGCGGCCATCGTGCACCAGGGGTCGCACACCTGGATCGTGGTGCTGCTCTGCGTCCCGTTCGCATGGCTCGCATCCCGCAGTCGCGTCATCGCGACGGCGGCCGCGGTCGTCCAGGTCGCCTGGGCGGTAGTTCTGTACAACTCCGCTCCGCTGTCGCCCGCGAGCCGTCTCGACCGCTGGGCGCTACTCCTCCTGGTCATTTCAGCGGTCCTCGCCGTGGGTGCGATGATGTTCAGGGTGCGCAGACCGCTGATGTCCCAGCAGCCGCCCGTCGCCACGACCTGAAATCCAGTCGGTGCGCGTCTACGCCGCGTCTGTTCAGAAAGAGTCATCCATGGATCTCCTCATCGTCGGCTCCGGCTTCTTCGGCCTCACGATCGCCGAGCGGGCGGCCGCATCCGGTCGCAAAGTCACGGTCATCGACCGCCGTCCGCACATCGGCGGCAACGCGTACAGCGAGGACGAGCCGACGACGGGGATCGAGGTGCACAAGTACGGGGCGCACCTGTTCCACACGTCGAATCCCGGAGTGTGGGAGTACGTCAACCGCTTCACCACGTTCACGAACTACGTGCACCGCGTCTACACGAACCACAAGGGCGTCGTGTTCCCGCTGCCGATCAACCTCGGGACCATCAACCAGTTCTTCCAGGCCGCGTACACGCCGGACGAGGCGCGCGCCCTGGTGCACGAGCAGGCGGGCGAGTACGACGCGAAGGATGCCGCGAACCTCGAGGAGCGCGGCATCGGGCTGATCGGCCGTCCGCTCTATGAGGCGTTCATCCGCGATTACACAGGCAAGCAGTGGCAGACCGACCCCAAGGACCTGCCCGCCGAGGTCATCAGCCGACTGCCGGTCCGCTACACCTACGACAACCGCTACTTCAACGACACGTGGGAGGGTCTTCCGACGGACGGCTATACCGCGTGGCTCGAGCGGATGGCGGACCACCCGAACATCGAGGTCAAGCTCGACACCGACTACTTCGACGAGTCGCAGCCACTCAACAAGAAGGCGACCGTCGGACAGCTGCCTGTCGTTTACACCGGCCCGGTGGACCGCTATTTCGACTACGCCCAGGGCGCGCTCTCGTGGCGGACGATCGACCTCGAGCAGGAGGTGCTGGATGTCGGCGACTTCCAGGGAACGTCGGTCATGAACTACGCGGATGCGGACGTCCCGTATACCCGCATCCACGAGTTCCGGCACTTCCATCCGGAGCGCGCCGACCGATACCCCACCGACAAGACGGTCATCATGCGGGAGTTCTCGCGCTTCGCCTCCCGCGAGGACGAGCCGTACTACCCGGTGAATACCGCGGAGGACCGAGCCGGTCTGCTCGGCTATCGCGAACTCGCCAAGGGCGAGAAGGA
This genomic window contains:
- a CDS encoding glycosyltransferase family 2 protein → MDSAAPAPVVDLCMPFWGDPDDLKAAVRSILDQTDPHWRLTVIDDCYPVDVKPFFDGIDDPRIVYRRNESNVGITENFRRAVAAATGPLVVVMGSDDLLLPNYVHLMRKTAQANSDVDIFQLGVTVIGSDGEPGGSLADTVKLRLLTPRHATTLRGEDLARSLLVGDWLYWPSLMFRTDTVRRFEFHDDLPIILDLALLLDLALDGRALRYEPTQAFAYRRHSESLSQQSLLDGTRFADERRYYRSIAQITQSLGWKRAARAAKWRIMSRLHGIALLPAILLHGSSAARVSALKLAFAP
- a CDS encoding acyltransferase family protein, with amino-acid sequence MPSDSATTIAAVQPAAASRAGFRTDIQALRAVAITAVVLDHLWPTVFTGGYVGVDVFFVISGFLITGHLFGELARTGRVRLGAFYARRVRRLLPAALLVLIVGAVLVWTFLPYPRWGRNAIEIAASAGYAENWVLAAFSVNYSALNDSATVAQHYWSLSVEEQFYLIWPLLMIGAAVLAVRAGRRGGPRRPVVFTLGAIAVLSLAASIVCTAIAPSQAYFVTFTRAWEFAVGGLIALLAHRIRLHGWWAQMLSALGILMVAAAVALFGPSTAFPGAVALLPVVGTALIIGAGTDGARLWHTSISASRPVQWLGAVSYSLYLWHWPLIVAAPFVLGTEVRTPAKIGILALALVLAWLTKRLVEDPGQRLDAWKHSVRRTMISMLVGMGVVAILAAGLFWGYKVRTAADTPTAPIPSGSCVGPSAMANASHCPDRFGSPGTAVMTAKNEYFYTPPECRIDSTVLKYGDRTTVSRCDFAHGAPTARVWLVGDSHAQQWQAAVFQLARERGWQVSFSYFGGCPVADVAFTGFRVPWGPADYGLCRQWSHDLADEIQKERPDLVVTSMAAREQLVDDGSGRTQGEQFVRGLDAFWTRWADKGIKVLAIADPPLNGAVRSPDCVLLNQGDPTTCARPRDQAQPADPIVRAATVLHRPDVRLFDATSTVCDQAECYAVVGGIPVYYDADHLNLEFVRMLTPWVGRAVDQVLSKTPSP
- the glf gene encoding UDP-galactopyranose mutase, producing the protein MDLLIVGSGFFGLTIAERAAASGRKVTVIDRRPHIGGNAYSEDEPTTGIEVHKYGAHLFHTSNPGVWEYVNRFTTFTNYVHRVYTNHKGVVFPLPINLGTINQFFQAAYTPDEARALVHEQAGEYDAKDAANLEERGIGLIGRPLYEAFIRDYTGKQWQTDPKDLPAEVISRLPVRYTYDNRYFNDTWEGLPTDGYTAWLERMADHPNIEVKLDTDYFDESQPLNKKATVGQLPVVYTGPVDRYFDYAQGALSWRTIDLEQEVLDVGDFQGTSVMNYADADVPYTRIHEFRHFHPERADRYPTDKTVIMREFSRFASREDEPYYPVNTAEDRAGLLGYRELAKGEKDVLFGGRLGTYQYLDMHMAIGSALSMWSNQLA